In Onychomys torridus chromosome 15, mOncTor1.1, whole genome shotgun sequence, the following proteins share a genomic window:
- the Dnajc21 gene encoding dnaJ homolog subfamily C member 21, with protein sequence MKCHYEALGVRRDASEEELKKAYRKLALRWHPDKNLDNAAEAAEQFKLIQAAYDVLSDPQERAWYDNHREALLKGGLDGEYQDDSLDLLHYFTVTCYSGYGDDEKGFYAVYRDVFELIAKEELECMSEGDVEDFPSFGDSQSDYDTVVHPFYAYWQSFCTQKNFAWKEEYDTRQASNRWEKRAMEKENKKIRDKARKEKNELVRQLVAFIRKRDKRVQAHRKLVEEQNAEKARKAEEMRRQQKLKQAKLAEQYREQSWMTVANLEKELQEMEARYEKEFGDGSDENEVEEQEPKDGVDGKDSDEAEEAELYDDLYCPACDKSFKTEKAMKNHEKSKKHREMVALLKQQLEEEEEQFSGAQMDDSLLNANSEEEMEDLPKQKLSKKQKKKKQKSAQNYENNFNENGTEEGVKVDLEDTNFSEDNAKELENRPQENVCITETTEVCEDPESEAKSVPKSKGKKTKDGKKSVKVPAEPPTVSDVLISCATCHNEFPSRNKLFDHLKATGHARAASAAAASLNSVTSGRNKKEKRKTR encoded by the exons ATGAAGTGTCACTACGAGGCGCTGGGGGTGCGGCGCGACGCCAGCGAGGAGGAGCTCAAGAAGGCCTATCGGAAGCTGGCCCTCAGGTGGCACCCGG ATAAAAATCTGGATAATGCCGCAGAGGCAGCCGAGCAGTTTAAATTAATTCAAGCTGCGTACGACGTGTTGAGTGACCCTCAGGAAAGAGCATG gTATGATAATCATAGAGAGGCCTTACTTAAAGGAGGGCTTGATGGAGAATACCAAGATGACAGTTTGGATTTGCTTCATTACTTCACTGTCACCTGTTACTCTGGTTATGGAGACGATGAAAAG GGTTTCTATGCAGTGTATCGTGATGTCTTTGAGCTGATAGCAAAAGAAGAACTTGAATGTATGTCAGAGGGAGATGTAGAGGATTTTCCAAGCTTCGGTGACTCCCAGAGTGACTATGACAcg GTGGTACACCCTTTCTACGCTTACTGGCAGAGTTTCTGCACACAAAAGAATTTTGCTTGGAAGGAAGAATATGATACTCGGCAAGCCTCAAACCGCTGGGAAAAACGggcaatggaaaaagaaaacaaaaaaattcgagacaaagcaaggaaagagaaaaatgaactgGTGCGCCAGCTTGTAGCCTTCATTCGGAAACGAGATAAGAGAGTACAGGCCCATCGGAAGCTTGTGGAGGAGCAGAATGCAGAGAAGGCCAGGAAGGCAGAAGAGATGCGGAGGCAGCAGAAGCTGAAGCAGGCCAA ACTGGCAGAGCAGTACAGAGAGCAGAGCTGGATGACTGTGGCCAATCTGGAAAAGGAGCTCCAGGAGATGGAAGCGAGGTACGAAAAGGAGTTTGGAGATGGATCCGAtgaaaatgaagtggaggaacaggagCCCAAAGATGGAGTGGATG GTAAAGACAGCGATGAGGCTGAGGAGGCTGAGCTTTATGATGACCTTTACTGCCCAGCTTGTGACAAATCCTTCAAGACAGAAAAGGC CATGAAGAATCATGAGAAGTCAAAGAAGCATCGAGAAATGGTCGCATTGTTAAAGCAGcagctggaggaagaggaagagcagttTTCAGGGGCTCAAATGGATGACAGTTTGTTGAATGCCAATTctgaggaagaaatggaagattTACCAAAGCAGAA GCTTtctaaaaaacagaagaaaaagaaacagaaatcagcCCAG AATTATGAAAacaatttcaatgaaaatggaaCTGAAGAAGGAGTAAAGGTTGATTTAGAAGATACAAACTTCAGTGAAGATAATGCCAAAGAATTAGAAAATAGGCCCCAAGAAAATGTCTGTATCACAGAGACCACAGAAGTCTGTGAAGATCCAGAGAGTGAAGCTAAAAG tgttcctaaatccaaaggaaagaaaaccaaagatgGGAAAAAATCTGTCAAAGTACCTGCCGAACCACCAACAGTG AGTGACGTCCTCATCAGCTGTGCAACCTGCCATAATGAGTTTCCATCCCGGAATAAACTGTTTGATCATCTAAAGGCTACGGGTCATGCAAGAGcagcttcagcagcagcagcatctttaAACAGTGTAACAAGTGGTCGGAACAAGAAAGAGAAGCGTAAAACCAGATAG